ATTTGCAGTTAAAGAATTTACACAAGCATTATCGGTTTGGCCGGGGAAGGCGGTGATGATGTTGCCGCTGGCGTTTGTGATGACGGTGATGTGTGTGGCAGGGAGGCCGTTTCTATCGAAGCCTATGTGTTGGTTGGTTTGGAGTGTTCGTTGGAATGTTGCTTTGCCTGCAACAGGTGTGAGGGGCATGGGTTGGGCTTCTTTTATGTAGTGCAGTATTTCAATTAAAGAGATGTGGAATTTTCCTGCATCGGGATGGCGGGGTATTTTGTAGTAATGCCTTTCTAAAATGTGTGCGAGTGCTGTTACGCTCAGGTAGTATGTGCTGGAACGGAATTTTCGTTTACACAGGACCGGTATGCTGTTGTAGGTTTCGTTGCATAGTTCATCGAGCCAGGCTTGGGTATCGGCAAGGGTGAAGATGAGTTTGATGAAGTGGGGTTCGTTGAACAGCATACCTTAGGTTATATTTTTAAAGAGAATTGTGCAAGCACAATTTGTTTTCTTGTCACTTTTTGCTTGTCCAAAAAGTAACCAAAAAGGACCCCGAAAACCAATGTACAGCCTGGTTTTCGGATTACGCCCTGATCAATATTGGTACTACTGTATTTAATTACTGTTGTAAGTACATCAACCCTTCAGGTGTAACAGGTTGATTAAATTTTTGCAGTTTGTTGAGGGTGGTGTTTTTGAGTTTTTGTTTTTGTTTTTGTTTTTGTTTTTGTGTTTTGTTTTTTGCCTATTGGATTTTGCCTATTGCCTTTTATTTCCGTCGGCGTGGGTGGCGGTGCCATTTTTTGTACCAGAAGTTGAAATAGTTGTTGCGCCAGTTGGCATGGGCGGTCTGGAATTTTGGTTTTGCATTTTTGGGCCAGAGCATGTTGATGGCATTTAGTTCGTTCATCATTTGGCGGATGTTTTCCTGTGTGTAATATTCCTGCCCGTAGTGCATGGCGATGATGTAATCCTGCAGGTGTGCCCTCGCCTGTTCTTTGCCTTCTGCTTCGAAACTGCAGTAGCTGCAATTTTCCATGAACCAATGGAGCATGTCGTTGGGTGTAGTGTCTAATAGCTTGCAGAGTAAGAGAAAACCGTATGGTATTTGAAAGCGAAATTCCTGTCGGCGACTGTAGTGTTCGGTTTGCCATTTTAGTTCGGGTTTTGGAGTTTTGCTAGATAGTTTGGGGGTGTCTTTTGTAATCAGCATTCCTTAAAATTTTAGGTGATGAGTAATGGATTGTGTAAACACAATTTTGTTTCTTGTTACTTTTTGCTTGTCCAAAAAGTAACCAAAAAGGACCCCGAAAACCAATGTACAGCCTGGTTTTCGGTATTCGCCCTGATCGAGTTTGGTACTACTGTGGTTAATTACATTGGTGCCTGCATAAACATCCTATGTGCTGCATCTGGGCTATTTCATACAGATTGTTTGTGCATAGAGTCGTGATAGTAAATGAAAAGCTGGTGGCCGAAAGTTGTGAAACGTGAGTCGTGAGTTAAGAGCCGTTCTGAAAAATAAATGGTGGGTAAGGAAAGGTTTTTCAAAAGAGATTGGTTGCTTACAAATTCCCGGATGACCTAACAAAGAACAGGTGTTTTGACGGTGTATTGTACCATGGTTGTTTGTATTTTACAAAGCATTAGTAGTATGTTACGGAGATTGGTTCATGGTTGATAGTTCATGGTTCATGGGAAGAAGAAAACCGTTTTATAAACAGGCAGAAATAATTACTTTAGCATTATGACAGAAAAGACCATACACGAAGGAAGAAATGTAAAACGCATCCGTGAAATATTAGGTATTAAGCAGGATGCACTTGCCATGGAATTAGGATTGAGCCAGCAGGCTGTTTCTGCATTGGAACAGAAGGAAGCTTTGGATAGGGATATCCTTGAGAAGATTGCTAAAACTTTAAAAGTAACTCCTGAAGCAATTAAAAGTTTTAATGAAGAAACTACCATAAACTTTATTTCGAGCACTTTTAATCATCATGACAATTCATCGGTTTACGGACACTATACTTTTAATCCAGTAGAAAAAGTGGTTGAACTTTATGAGGCACTACTTAAAAGTGAAAGAGAAAAAATTACATTACTAGAAAAAATGTTAGAGAAGAAATAATGAAATTTTAAAAGCCACCGTTATACGGTGGCTTTATCTTTTTAATCCAATTGACTATCTGCTTCCCCAACATCTTCCTTTTTTATAAAATCATCATTATATAATAAATTAAATATGTTTGGCTCAACTTGGAAAAAATGGGATTTGCATTTTCATACTCAAACCTCTTATGACTATGAAGATAAATCTATCACGGATGAGAACCTAATAGAAACCCTTGTCTCTAAGGGAGTGGAAGTTGTCGCAATTACTGATCACCATTCAATAAATAAAGAAAGAATAAAAAATCTTCAAAAACTCGGTGAAGGCAGATTGACTATACTACCTGGTATTGAATTTCTATCTGATGCCCGTGGTGATGAACCAATTCATTTTATCGCAATTTTTGATGAATTATGTGATATCGATTTTGTTTGGAAACAGATTGAGAGCAGAACTGATATTAAAAGAATACAAGGAGAAGGGAAAAAATACAACGAAGTTTACTGTCATCTTCTCGATACAATTCAATTAATTAAAGAACTAAATGGAATTGTTACAATTCACTCAGGTTCAAAATCGAATGGTATAGAAAATATTACCCATTCTTTAAAGCATGCATTGGCGCAAAAAGAAGATATCGCAAGGGCAATAGATATCTTTGAAGTTGGAAAGGAGGATGATATAGACGGATATAAAACCAAAGTAATACCTTATATTTTAAAGGCTATTGGAAAGAGAATTCCCGTTATCTTATGTTCTGACAATCATAACGTGAAGAACTATCTTACAAAACAAAACCTTTGGATAAAAGCAGATTCAACTTTCGAAGGATTAAGACAAATTTTATTTGAACCGCAATATCGAGTTCATATTGGGGAGTTCCCTCCAATTAATCCTCCAATTAGAATAAGCAAAGTTATTTTAGATTTTCCTTTAGATTCAAAATTTGAAAATGAAATATTTTGCCTTGCGGGAAAAAGAGAACTTCATTTCAGTCCAAATTTTACCTGTATTATCGGAGGAAGAGGAACGGGGAAAAGCACAATTCTAAATCTGATTCACGAAAAATTAAAAATTGGTGAAAATCAATTTTTTAAAGACAGAAAAATAAAAGATGTTAGCGGAAAGACAATCTCAATTGATTCATGCATTAAAATTGACAATGATGATGAGGAGAAATACGTCGAGTTTTTAAGTCAAAATGAAATTGAAGATTTTGCACAGAATTATCATAAACTAACGGCAGCAGTTTATGCAAGAATTATAAAGAGAGACGAGGAAGGTAAGATTTTGGAATATGAAACGCTATTAAAAGAAAAGCTTAATTTATTTCGAACATACATTGTAAAAAAAAGAAGATTATCCTCGTTAAAATTAGAATTAGAACAGAAACGAAAGGAATTAGAAACGAACAAAAAGATTATTGATTCATTTAGTAGTAAAGAATACACAGATATCAACGAAGAAATTAAAAAAATATCGAGAGCATTTAATGATTTAAATTATGCAAAAAATAAATATTCAGATTTGATTAAAGACTTAGAAGAGATTTTAAAAAAATATTCGATTAATCAACAAAACGCTAGTGCTTATTTATCTGAAATTATCGGGATTATCACTGCATTAAAGAAAATAATTGAAGAATCATCAAAAGTTGATTTTGCTCAGGTGGAAAAAATAAGTGCCGAACAAAAAGAAAAAATTCAGGAAAAGAAGAATGAGCTTGCAACTTATTTGCTTAATAAAGGCCTTACCGAAGAGAACCTAAACGACATTGCTAATTCAAACATACTTGCAAATCGTCTTGAAATTGAGATTCAAAGTGTGGCCGAAGAAATTGAAACTACACAAAGGAGACTGGATGAGTTCGATAAACAAGGAATGTTGCAAATAAGCACAGAATATCAAGCAGAGCTCGAGAAGCAAATAAAAGCCATTAGTACAATTTTGGAAAAGGTTGAAGGAAAATCTGTAAAACCCATTTCGTTGCACCTAGACTTTGATGTTAGTACCGCAAATGAAAAAGTTTTTCAAGATTTCAAATTGGCTTTCGAAGGACAAATAAACAAAAGTTCTCACAAGGGAGATAGTATATTAAGAGATGTTTTATTTTGCATTTTACCAAAAGAAATTTCTGATAAAGAAACCTTTTTAAGTACGCTAAAATCTTATTCCACTTCTTCCAGCGCTAAGACATTTTTGATTGATCTATTTACAGAAGACATAAATTTTGAAATATATCAACTTATTTGCGAGAGAACATTTCTAGATTATTCTGAATTTAAAAAAATTCGTGTTCAATATGACTCAAGACCGATTGAGAACTCGTCTTTTGGACAGAGGTGCACAGCGGTACTAGTTATACTTTTATTATTAGGAAACAACCCAATTATTATAGATGAGCCCGAGGCTCATTTAGATAGCTTACTTATTTCCAATTATCTAGTAGATCTAATAAAGGACAAAAAGCAGAATCGCCAAATTATTTTCGCCACGCATAATGCAAATCTTGTGATTAATGGAGATGCCGAACTAATTCACATTTTAGATATAAATGAATTTACACAAACAACTTCAATCACAAGTACTACGATTGAAAATACAAAAACAAAAGAAATTCTGATTGGCTTGGAGGGCGGAAAAGAAGCATTCATAAAACGAGAAAGCAAATATCAATTTAGGTAAAATTGAATTCACTACAGACTTAATATTTGCTCACTTAGCAGTAAGTATCATGAGGGGATGCCTACCGGCAAAGACATGTGCCACGGACCAAGCACATGCCCATCCGACACCTCGCTTACGAAGTATAGCAGATTCATCAATACAAAAATCTATGACTATCTTAAACGTTATTATTGGATTTCTTGTTTTATCCCTGTTTTCCTGTGAGACAAAACCAACCATTACTGACAAATCAATCAATGACACAACAAGGGTATTGGCAACAGTGCTCGAACAAGCTATTTCAGTAGAATTTATGCCGTCTGCATCAGCATTAAAACGAGTCTCTAAGTTTAGCGATTCTATTTTATTAACTGCTGATTCCCTGCCTTTAGGCTTATTACCAAAAAAATCAGGAGAACAGATTTTTAAAGTACTCCCTAAAGAAACCATTTACAAAATATTGACAGGATTAAGTTACAGGCAAGAACCTCCTAATTATTTGTGTATCTCACGATTTGAGAAAAGTGACACAGGCTATTATGTTCAGACTCAAAACCTGAGTGCTTTGCCATTTGGCGAAGGGGGTTCATTAGGACTGTACCTAAAAGAAGATGGAGACTCTTTAAAGATTATAAAAAAATCATCATGGTCTATCAATTAGAGAAGCGGATAAGTTGATATGCTTTTAAAGAAATATTTTTCGAATACCTTTCAGAACACAAACAGTTAACTTTATTTCCAATTGCAAAACAACTATTATGCAACAAATCAAAACACTCTTTTTATCCATTCTGTTACTTACCACTGCTACTACCTTCGCACAAAGCCAAGAGCTTTTAGATGGCTTGCCAACCACAAAGGAAGAATTTATTGCAAGTGAGAAAAAAGTATTAGCTACAATTGACTGGCTTGAGAACACATCTCTCAATCAAGACCAAGAAAAAAGAAAACTCCAAAATGCCATGCTCGTTTCATGGCTTACCAATTCACCAACTGTTACTTTAGAAATTAACGCAGACGTTTTAACTTTTACAAAGAAGAATGCTGATTTGCTTATAATATTCATGGGAGGATGGACGAGATATTCTCTTCAAAATGGCTATTCCAAAGATGCAGTGCAAGGATCAATTGCAGGTATAAAAAGCGCCATCAAGGTTTATAAAACCGGGCTGCTAAAAAAAGACAAGGAGATGCAAAAGATGGTGGATATGGATGAAAAGGGAGAGCTTGAAGCGTGGGTTAAAACCAAGCTGAAGAAATAATTGTTTAAGAATGCAGTTATAGTTTTGGTTGGTGAGGACACCAACCGTTAACCAAAATGTAGAAATTTATGTCCGTATTAGATCAAGAACAATTTGACTTTATAAGTATACATAAAGAAGGATATGTAGTGCTTTCCATCAGTGACCACCTAGAATGGGATGAAGAAGGAGAGCATTTATTTATGTTACAAAGTAAAATCAATAATTACCTTGACGGCATTGAAAGTGGACAACTAGTCACTCAATATCCAGATGCAGAGGGCAAACAAATCCTGATTCAAATAATTGCAAAATTCCGTCCAAATAAAAAAGGCTATGAATTCTTGCGATTAGCAAATAAGACTCTCCAATCTGCCGGATATAGGATGAATATAGGTTTTATCAATAATGGTGAACTGGAAATAGAAGAAATTGAGTAAGCTCCCATTGTTGGCTGCTATTAATGAAGGCTGCATTTATTATATCACTACTCGCAATTTTGGCATCTTGTAAAACAAGTGTTCAGCGACCAATTAGTGTGAATTTAATTTTTACAAGACCAGCATTTGTAAAGATAGATTCAATTGAACTGGCAAACAATGGTTTGAGAATATATGCTCCTTATAAGATTAGTGTTTCAAAAAATTACTTTCCTAACGCTGACAAATTTCGCTTAGGAACGCCGCTACTTTTTGTAAGAGACACATCCACTATAAGCACAGCCGTCACATATTTTTTTTCGGAGCCAGATAGCGTAATAAGACTTGTCGAGTATTCCTGGAATCGTGGTAAAGACAAGAATGAAATAGAACGACTTTTTAACTTTAATGATTCAGCCATTTCTAAACAACTAAGGAACCAAGGAATCAAAACACTAAATAAAAAAGATACATGGTCACAAGTGACAAAAATATGGACTTCTGATTCCGTTTATGTTAAGCAATTTATGCTTATAGAGGGTGCCCCAAGCAGGACAAGGGTTTTAATTAGCTGGAATCATTGAATAGACACTTTATTGATTTTATAACTGATATCTACTCAATCATAAATTTGTAACCCCTGCCATGTACGTTAATAAATTTAAGGGAGTTATCGTCGCCTACTTTCTTACGTAATTTCGACACCAATACATCCACATTTCTGCTGATGACAACGATACCTTCATCTTCCCAGATTTCTTTCATGAGTTTTTCCCTTTCCACGATCTGATTAATGTTTTCTGCAAATATTTTCAGTGCTTTTGTTTCTTTCTCCGAAAGCGTAATGGTTTTATCCGCAGTTTCAAGAACATTATTAGCTGCATGGAACTTAAAGCTTCCTAATTGTATGTAATCGCTATTATCAGCGATTGGTGCTGCCTCTTCTTTTTTCCAAAACCTGTCTTTCATATAAAAACCAAGAAATCCCACTGGAATGATCAACAGCAACAACCAAGCGGAATTAAACCTGTTGTTCTGCAACAATTCAATTTCAATTACATAACAACCAACCTCCAGCTTACGACCCCTGCATGGTGTTAAATCGCCTGCCTGTTTATTTATTTCGAATGCGAGGACCGTTTCATTTTGTTTACAATTCCTCAAATTCACGATATAATTGGTTGCCGGTGCATTTTTTTGAAAAGTCCGTTGCACTACATTGATGAGTGTATCTGAAATAAACCCAAAATGATTTTGAAAGGAGATCTGGTAGGTGGTTTCGTTTAACTTCTTAACCGGCATTACCCGTGATGAAGAATCTTTCGCTGTGAGCAAAAGCTGGTGTCCTAAATCACGCAATACAACTTCTATATGTTTTTCAGGGATCTCCTTCTGTGTATTGATCACTGCAACAGCAGAGATCAACATAACAATGATGATGATGGAAGATGCAAACAGCACAAACGGTTTCATATGTTCATTTTTAGTGCGCAGGCTATTGCCTGCTATTTTTATTTGTCATATGGTATCCCCAATCATCATTTGTTGGTGGCGTGCATCAGCTCGTGGGGATTTCATATGTTCATTTTAGTGCGCAGGCTATCGCCTGCTATTTTTATTTGTCATATAGAATCCCCCAATCATCATTTGTGCAAGTTGTGAGTCAGCTAGTGGGGGATTTCATGCTGCAAATTAATCTATTAAAGCCCGGTTTTCAGGGGTTTTACAAATGTTTTACGGTTCCTTTACATCTCTTTACTATAAAAACTCTGTGGGCTAATTGACAACGGATAGCTTTAGGTTATA
The DNA window shown above is from Lacibacter sp. H375 and carries:
- a CDS encoding helix-turn-helix domain-containing protein, producing MTEKTIHEGRNVKRIREILGIKQDALAMELGLSQQAVSALEQKEALDRDILEKIAKTLKVTPEAIKSFNEETTINFISSTFNHHDNSSVYGHYTFNPVEKVVELYEALLKSEREKITLLEKMLEKK
- a CDS encoding TrlF family AAA-like ATPase — its product is MFGSTWKKWDLHFHTQTSYDYEDKSITDENLIETLVSKGVEVVAITDHHSINKERIKNLQKLGEGRLTILPGIEFLSDARGDEPIHFIAIFDELCDIDFVWKQIESRTDIKRIQGEGKKYNEVYCHLLDTIQLIKELNGIVTIHSGSKSNGIENITHSLKHALAQKEDIARAIDIFEVGKEDDIDGYKTKVIPYILKAIGKRIPVILCSDNHNVKNYLTKQNLWIKADSTFEGLRQILFEPQYRVHIGEFPPINPPIRISKVILDFPLDSKFENEIFCLAGKRELHFSPNFTCIIGGRGTGKSTILNLIHEKLKIGENQFFKDRKIKDVSGKTISIDSCIKIDNDDEEKYVEFLSQNEIEDFAQNYHKLTAAVYARIIKRDEEGKILEYETLLKEKLNLFRTYIVKKRRLSSLKLELEQKRKELETNKKIIDSFSSKEYTDINEEIKKISRAFNDLNYAKNKYSDLIKDLEEILKKYSINQQNASAYLSEIIGIITALKKIIEESSKVDFAQVEKISAEQKEKIQEKKNELATYLLNKGLTEENLNDIANSNILANRLEIEIQSVAEEIETTQRRLDEFDKQGMLQISTEYQAELEKQIKAISTILEKVEGKSVKPISLHLDFDVSTANEKVFQDFKLAFEGQINKSSHKGDSILRDVLFCILPKEISDKETFLSTLKSYSTSSSAKTFLIDLFTEDINFEIYQLICERTFLDYSEFKKIRVQYDSRPIENSSFGQRCTAVLVILLLLGNNPIIIDEPEAHLDSLLISNYLVDLIKDKKQNRQIIFATHNANLVINGDAELIHILDINEFTQTTSITSTTIENTKTKEILIGLEGGKEAFIKRESKYQFR
- a CDS encoding DUF6572 domain-containing protein; the encoded protein is MSVLDQEQFDFISIHKEGYVVLSISDHLEWDEEGEHLFMLQSKINNYLDGIESGQLVTQYPDAEGKQILIQIIAKFRPNKKGYEFLRLANKTLQSAGYRMNIGFINNGELEIEEIE
- a CDS encoding helix-turn-helix domain-containing protein, which codes for MKPFVLFASSIIIIVMLISAVAVINTQKEIPEKHIEVVLRDLGHQLLLTAKDSSSRVMPVKKLNETTYQISFQNHFGFISDTLINVVQRTFQKNAPATNYIVNLRNCKQNETVLAFEINKQAGDLTPCRGRKLEVGCYVIEIELLQNNRFNSAWLLLLIIPVGFLGFYMKDRFWKKEEAAPIADNSDYIQLGSFKFHAANNVLETADKTITLSEKETKALKIFAENINQIVEREKLMKEIWEDEGIVVISRNVDVLVSKLRKKVGDDNSLKFINVHGRGYKFMIE